One Maribacter dokdonensis DSW-8 genomic region harbors:
- the coaE gene encoding dephospho-CoA kinase (Dephospho-CoA kinase (CoaE) performs the final step in coenzyme A biosynthesis.), translating into MKVVGLTGGIGSGKSTVSKMFLELGVPVYNSDERAKKLMNTSAEIKNQIISFLGKESYHEEKLNRAYIAKKVFNDTTLLAQLNAIVHPVVREDFLKWTGEQEYCYVIQETALLFENNAQHLYDSIILVTAPKEERISRVVSRDNGTREQVIARMNNQMDDEEKLNLSDFVIENIDIERTRSIVLQVHAAIITDC; encoded by the coding sequence ATGAAAGTGGTAGGTCTAACCGGTGGTATAGGCAGTGGTAAATCTACTGTGTCCAAAATGTTTTTAGAGTTGGGTGTTCCCGTGTACAATTCAGACGAGCGAGCAAAAAAATTAATGAATACATCTGCGGAGATAAAAAATCAAATTATTTCTTTTTTGGGTAAAGAATCTTACCATGAAGAAAAGTTAAACAGAGCATATATCGCAAAAAAGGTATTCAATGATACCACATTGTTGGCGCAGCTTAATGCTATTGTGCATCCGGTAGTTAGAGAAGATTTTCTTAAATGGACAGGTGAGCAAGAGTATTGTTATGTAATTCAAGAAACGGCCTTGTTGTTCGAAAATAATGCGCAGCATTTATACGATAGTATTATTTTGGTAACCGCGCCAAAAGAAGAACGTATCTCACGGGTAGTAAGTAGGGATAATGGCACAAGGGAACAAGTAATTGCCAGAATGAACAATCAAATGGACGATGAAGAGAAATTGAACTTAAGTGATTTCGTTATAGAAAATATTGACATAGAAAGAACTAGGTCAATTGTCCTTCAAGTACACGCTGCAATCATAACTGATTGCTAG
- a CDS encoding YbbR-like domain-containing protein — protein sequence MERLLEWIKTGLKKRKVKIFLIFLLCASLAWLINKLSLTYTSNTSFKVEYINIPDDFLLATSPKDEIAVRLKAVGFQFLGYELKPKHIQLDVSKVMYDNDRYYLTSDQIRIQLEAQLSNSSALVDFESDAIYFDFTSLETKKIPVEAVLQLDFSANHILEGDIKVYPDSIQVSGPKSQIDSVRVVRSMKVIKDNLNNSFVEEVDLNLPKNLNGTSFSDHKVQISGKVVKFSEKVLAVPVQVINLPDNVQVRTFPEVVEVRCQGTLDHLKELEEEDFVVEADYAKTNKETGNRLSIQLVQYPRTLHNVVLSVNEVEFILRRE from the coding sequence ATGGAGCGTTTGCTAGAATGGATCAAAACAGGATTAAAAAAAAGAAAGGTGAAAATCTTTCTAATATTCTTGTTATGTGCTTCACTTGCTTGGTTGATCAATAAACTGTCTTTAACATATACAAGTAACACCAGTTTTAAAGTTGAATATATTAATATACCAGATGATTTTTTACTGGCAACTAGCCCTAAAGATGAAATAGCTGTAAGACTAAAAGCTGTCGGATTTCAATTTTTAGGCTATGAATTAAAGCCTAAACACATTCAATTAGATGTAAGTAAGGTAATGTATGACAATGATAGATATTACCTCACCTCTGATCAAATAAGAATACAATTAGAAGCTCAATTGAGTAATTCAAGTGCTTTGGTAGATTTTGAAAGTGATGCCATTTATTTTGATTTTACTTCTTTGGAGACTAAGAAAATACCGGTTGAGGCTGTATTGCAACTAGATTTTTCTGCAAACCATATACTTGAAGGAGACATTAAAGTATATCCAGATTCCATACAAGTTTCTGGTCCAAAAAGCCAGATTGATTCCGTAAGAGTTGTAAGGTCAATGAAAGTTATAAAAGACAATTTAAATAATTCCTTTGTTGAAGAGGTGGATCTAAACTTGCCAAAAAACTTGAATGGTACTTCGTTTTCTGACCACAAAGTACAAATCTCAGGTAAAGTGGTGAAGTTTTCTGAAAAGGTGTTAGCGGTTCCTGTACAAGTAATTAATTTACCTGATAATGTTCAAGTGCGTACGTTTCCAGAGGTAGTGGAAGTGCGCTGTCAAGGTACTCTAGATCATTTAAAAGAATTGGAAGAAGAGGATTTTGTTGTTGAGGCAGATTACGCTAAAACAAATAAAGAAACAGGTAATAGATTGTCAATTCAACTGGTGCAATATCCTAGAACATTGCATAATGTTGTTCTAAGTGTTAATGAGGTAGAATTTATTTTGCGAAGAGAATGA
- a CDS encoding glycosyltransferase, whose amino-acid sequence MNLSFSFIIPVYNRPNEIKELLDSLRLQTYDQSFEVVIVEDGSTISSEEVIGEYVDYLSISYYKKANSGPGDSRNYGMAKAKGNYFIVLDSDCILPPQYLKEADKSLKDDFVHCYGGPDAAHESFSTVQKAINHAMTSFLTTGGIRGGKRAVDKFQPRSFNMGISKEAFENVGGYGNIHPGEDPDLTIRIWNKGYRTKLISEAFVYHKRRIDWNKFYIQVNKFGMVRPILNKWHPETKKVTYWFPTVFCLGFIIALILLFLGFKVLWFMYCTYFLVLFIDALLKTRNIKVSFLALLATAIQFFGYGYGFLKSTLYINFSNKEPEEIFPKLFFRVK is encoded by the coding sequence ATGAACTTATCGTTTTCTTTTATCATTCCTGTATACAATAGACCCAATGAAATTAAAGAGTTATTGGATAGTCTACGTTTACAGACCTATGATCAATCTTTTGAAGTAGTAATCGTTGAAGATGGTTCAACTATTTCATCAGAAGAAGTTATAGGTGAGTACGTAGACTATTTGTCCATTTCATATTATAAAAAAGCAAATTCTGGTCCAGGTGATTCCCGTAATTACGGTATGGCTAAGGCAAAGGGCAATTATTTTATTGTGTTGGACTCTGATTGTATATTACCTCCACAATATTTAAAAGAAGCGGATAAAAGTCTAAAGGATGATTTTGTGCATTGTTATGGAGGTCCAGATGCTGCTCATGAATCATTTTCTACGGTGCAAAAGGCAATTAATCATGCCATGACTTCATTTTTAACTACTGGTGGCATACGTGGAGGTAAGAGGGCGGTAGACAAATTTCAGCCCAGAAGTTTTAATATGGGTATATCTAAAGAAGCCTTTGAAAATGTTGGTGGTTACGGTAATATACACCCAGGTGAAGATCCGGATCTTACTATTCGTATTTGGAACAAAGGCTATAGAACAAAATTGATTTCAGAAGCTTTTGTGTATCATAAAAGAAGAATAGACTGGAACAAGTTTTATATTCAGGTCAACAAATTTGGAATGGTTAGGCCCATTTTAAATAAATGGCACCCGGAAACAAAAAAGGTTACATATTGGTTTCCAACCGTTTTTTGTTTAGGATTTATAATAGCATTGATTTTGTTGTTTTTAGGTTTTAAGGTGTTATGGTTTATGTATTGCACATACTTTTTGGTTTTGTTTATTGATGCGCTTTTGAAAACACGAAATATAAAAGTTTCGTTTTTGGCATTATTGGCAACTGCGATACAATTTTTTGGATATGGATACGGATTTTTAAAATCAACCCTGTATATTAATTTTTCTAATAAAGAACCAGAGGAGATTTTTCCTAAATTATTTTTTAGAGTGAAGTAA
- a CDS encoding enoyl-ACP reductase FabI codes for MGYNLLKGKRGIIFGALDENSIAWKTAQTVHDEGGTFVLTNAPIAMRMGQIDELAKKTGSEIIPADATSVEDLDNLVAKSVEILGGKIDFVLHSIGMSVNVRKGRAYTDEKYDFTQKGWDVSALSFHKVMQSLYKADAMNEWGSIVALTYMAAQRTFPDYNDMADNKAYLESVARSFGYFFGKEKKVRVNTISQSPTATTAGQGVKGFDGFISYAEKMSPLGNASAQDCADYTITLFSDLTRKVTMQNLFHDGGFSNTGVSQEVIEKF; via the coding sequence ATGGGATATAACTTATTAAAAGGAAAAAGGGGAATTATTTTTGGAGCATTGGATGAAAATTCTATTGCGTGGAAAACAGCACAAACTGTACATGATGAAGGTGGTACTTTTGTTTTGACAAATGCCCCAATTGCCATGAGAATGGGTCAAATAGACGAGTTGGCAAAGAAAACCGGTTCAGAAATTATTCCTGCAGATGCTACTAGTGTGGAAGATTTGGATAATTTAGTTGCTAAATCTGTTGAGATTTTAGGAGGAAAAATTGACTTTGTGTTACACTCTATTGGTATGTCGGTAAATGTACGTAAAGGTAGAGCGTATACAGATGAGAAATATGATTTTACCCAAAAAGGTTGGGATGTTTCGGCATTATCATTTCATAAGGTAATGCAATCGTTATATAAAGCAGATGCAATGAATGAGTGGGGTAGTATTGTGGCCTTGACTTATATGGCGGCTCAAAGAACTTTTCCGGATTACAATGACATGGCAGATAATAAGGCGTATTTAGAATCTGTTGCTCGTAGTTTTGGATACTTCTTTGGTAAAGAGAAAAAAGTTCGTGTAAATACCATTTCACAATCACCTACGGCCACTACTGCTGGACAAGGGGTAAAAGGTTTTGACGGATTCATTAGTTATGCGGAAAAAATGTCTCCTTTGGGTAATGCATCGGCTCAGGATTGTGCTGATTATACCATAACCTTATTTTCAGATCTTACAAGAAAAGTGACCATGCAGAACTTGTTTCATGATGGTGGTTTCTCTAACACAGGAGTTAGTCAAGAGGTTATAGAGAAATTTTAA
- the recN gene encoding DNA repair protein RecN: MLSTLTISNYALIDSLEVDFNKGFTVITGETGAGKSILLGGLSLVLGKRADLSSLRVKDQKCIIEGTFKIDTYGLQSFFEENDLDYEDSTVIRREILPSGKSRAFVNDTPVTLGVLSTLGENLIDIHSQHQTMQLTENDFQLKLVDALANNQKRLTDYRKDLKIYRKAQKELQNLIEVQSTAIKEQDYNTFMLEELEKAPLKEGIIELLEEEYEQLNNVELIMEQLSKGDQLFNDEQIGVLPLVTEMRQSLSKLVDFGANYKDLYERVQSVLIELDDVNSELQRLQDGVEANPDQLEQVNGKLQLLYDLLKKHNASDVLELIEIKNVLADKVFETANLDEKITLKTKEIQEMESVLGKQALVIREKRKSVIPQLKKKLESDLNLLGMPSASFQIGLTDTSTFLATGMDELSFLFTANRGGNYGELKKVASGGELSRIMLVIKALLAKYEKLPTIMFDEIDTGVSGEISNRMADIMKDMSADLQVFSITHLPQVASKGNHHFKVFKTEGAKRTMTNLKELTNEERVVELAHMLGGKDLSDSALAHAKQLLN, from the coding sequence GTGCTTTCAACCCTTACCATTTCCAATTACGCATTAATAGACAGTCTAGAAGTGGACTTTAATAAAGGTTTTACCGTTATAACAGGTGAAACAGGTGCCGGTAAATCAATTTTATTGGGTGGTTTGTCCTTGGTATTGGGCAAACGTGCAGATTTAAGTTCTTTAAGGGTCAAAGATCAAAAATGTATCATTGAAGGGACTTTTAAAATTGATACCTACGGTCTTCAAAGTTTCTTTGAGGAAAATGATTTGGATTATGAGGATAGTACTGTCATTAGACGTGAGATTTTGCCAAGTGGAAAGTCTAGGGCGTTTGTGAACGATACTCCGGTTACTTTGGGGGTGTTGTCTACATTGGGAGAAAACTTAATAGATATTCATTCTCAGCATCAAACCATGCAACTTACTGAAAATGATTTTCAGTTAAAATTGGTGGATGCTCTGGCTAATAATCAAAAACGGTTAACCGATTACAGAAAAGATTTAAAGATCTATCGTAAGGCTCAAAAAGAACTTCAAAATCTTATTGAAGTTCAAAGTACGGCTATTAAGGAGCAAGACTATAATACTTTTATGTTAGAGGAGCTTGAAAAAGCACCGTTGAAAGAAGGTATTATTGAGTTGTTAGAAGAGGAGTATGAGCAATTGAACAATGTTGAATTGATCATGGAACAGCTTTCTAAAGGAGATCAATTGTTCAATGATGAGCAAATAGGGGTATTACCTTTGGTTACGGAAATGCGTCAATCACTTTCTAAATTGGTGGATTTTGGAGCGAATTATAAAGATTTGTACGAGCGTGTTCAATCGGTTTTGATAGAATTGGATGATGTAAATTCTGAATTGCAACGCTTGCAAGACGGTGTAGAGGCGAACCCAGATCAATTGGAACAGGTTAACGGCAAGCTACAGCTACTATATGATCTTCTTAAAAAACATAACGCAAGTGATGTATTAGAATTGATCGAGATTAAAAATGTACTTGCGGATAAGGTATTTGAAACAGCCAATTTAGACGAGAAAATTACATTGAAGACCAAAGAGATTCAAGAAATGGAATCTGTTTTGGGTAAACAAGCTTTGGTTATTCGTGAAAAACGAAAATCTGTTATTCCACAATTAAAGAAAAAGTTGGAATCAGATTTAAATTTACTGGGTATGCCAAGCGCATCATTTCAAATAGGTCTTACCGATACCAGCACTTTCTTGGCAACTGGTATGGACGAACTATCGTTTCTATTTACCGCGAATAGAGGTGGTAACTACGGCGAATTAAAAAAAGTAGCATCAGGCGGTGAGCTATCAAGAATTATGCTGGTTATAAAAGCATTGCTTGCCAAATATGAAAAGTTGCCTACCATTATGTTCGATGAAATAGATACTGGGGTGTCTGGCGAAATATCTAATAGAATGGCAGATATTATGAAAGATATGAGTGCGGACCTTCAGGTATTTTCCATTACCCATTTACCTCAAGTGGCATCTAAAGGAAATCATCACTTTAAGGTTTTTAAAACTGAAGGCGCTAAACGTACCATGACAAATTTAAAAGAGCTTACCAATGAGGAAAGAGTTGTGGAACTAGCACATATGCTAGGTGGTAAAGATTTGTCAGATTCGGCACTGGCACATGCAAAACAACTTTTAAATTAA
- the porD gene encoding type IX secretion system protein PorD yields the protein MRKAVFLFFFNLFCFVSIAQELNCVVTVNSDQLTQGDLQVFKTLERSLNDFINKSKWTNRVYKENERVNAQMFITITSYESNVFSGNIQVQSSRPVYNTSYSTPVFNYKDNAFNFQYIEFQPLIFNENQFESNLVSVMAYYAYVILGLDADTFSLEGGTDFYRRAQNIVTQAQGSNSAGWSQSADSNRSRFELIDNLLSNTYREYRIAMYNYHRKGLDILPDNNSTGKQVIAGTMNLFQTMINRRPNAFLISTFFDAKSEEIKNIFSDGPKVDIVKLKETLNKIAPLYATTWNDIKY from the coding sequence ATGCGTAAAGCGGTATTTTTATTTTTTTTCAACCTTTTTTGTTTTGTTTCTATTGCACAAGAATTAAACTGTGTTGTTACGGTTAATTCGGATCAATTGACTCAAGGAGATCTTCAGGTTTTTAAAACTTTGGAGCGTTCATTGAACGATTTTATCAATAAATCAAAATGGACTAACCGTGTCTACAAAGAAAATGAGCGTGTAAATGCACAAATGTTCATTACCATTACTTCTTATGAGTCTAACGTATTTAGCGGTAATATTCAAGTACAGTCGTCAAGACCTGTTTATAATACTTCCTATTCAACACCGGTATTCAATTATAAGGATAATGCTTTTAATTTTCAATATATTGAATTTCAACCGTTGATATTCAACGAAAATCAGTTCGAGTCCAATTTGGTCAGCGTAATGGCATATTACGCATATGTGATTTTGGGCTTGGATGCCGATACTTTTTCTTTGGAAGGAGGTACTGATTTCTACAGAAGGGCGCAGAATATTGTAACTCAGGCTCAAGGTAGTAATTCTGCCGGATGGAGTCAATCTGCCGATTCTAATCGAAGTAGATTTGAGTTGATAGATAATTTATTGTCCAATACCTACAGGGAGTATCGCATCGCCATGTATAATTATCATAGAAAAGGATTGGATATTTTGCCCGATAATAATAGTACGGGCAAGCAGGTCATTGCGGGGACCATGAATTTATTTCAAACGATGATCAATAGACGACCAAATGCATTTCTGATTTCTACATTTTTTGATGCTAAATCTGAAGAGATAAAGAATATTTTTTCTGACGGACCAAAGGTAGATATTGTAAAGCTTAAGGAAACCTTGAATAAAATAGCGCCATTGTACGCTACTACTTGGAACGATATTAAATATTGA
- the coaBC gene encoding bifunctional phosphopantothenoylcysteine decarboxylase/phosphopantothenate--cysteine ligase CoaBC: MLNGKNVLLGITGGIAAYKTTFLVRLFIKAGANVKVILTDSASSFVSPLTLATLAKNPVVLDFVKTDENTVHWNNHVALGLWADLMVIAPATANTMSKMANGNCDNVLMATYLSAKCPVYIAPAMDLDMYKHPSTKKSLQQLASFGNLVIPATSGELASGLHGEGRMAEPEEIVDFIKNQLSKGLPLTGKKVLITAGPTYEAIDPVRFIGNHSSGLMGFELAKTAANLGAEVYLVTGPTRLSVSHDNIHVVDVVSGDDMYHSAQMYYDTADIVICAAAVADYRPKTVAEQKIKKSEENLTIDLVKNKDILKTFGDHKTHQFLVGFALETENEVENAKGKLKRKNLDAIVLNSMRDKGAGFGGNTNKISFIDTNSNITTFELKTKAEVAVDIFNEIIKRRYA; this comes from the coding sequence ATGTTGAACGGCAAAAATGTTCTTTTAGGAATCACTGGAGGCATTGCTGCTTATAAGACAACATTCTTAGTTCGTTTATTTATAAAAGCTGGTGCTAACGTTAAGGTTATCCTTACTGATAGTGCCAGTTCTTTTGTTTCTCCACTTACCTTGGCCACTTTGGCTAAAAACCCAGTTGTTCTAGATTTTGTAAAGACCGATGAAAATACGGTACACTGGAACAATCATGTAGCATTGGGTTTGTGGGCAGACTTAATGGTCATTGCACCTGCAACTGCCAATACCATGTCTAAAATGGCAAATGGAAATTGCGACAATGTGTTAATGGCTACATACTTGTCAGCTAAATGTCCGGTTTATATTGCACCTGCCATGGATCTGGATATGTACAAGCATCCAAGTACAAAAAAATCTTTACAGCAACTTGCATCCTTCGGCAATTTGGTAATACCGGCAACAAGTGGTGAATTGGCCAGTGGTTTGCATGGTGAAGGAAGAATGGCGGAACCAGAAGAAATCGTTGATTTTATAAAAAATCAATTGTCCAAAGGTTTACCCTTAACAGGTAAGAAAGTTTTAATAACGGCAGGACCAACCTATGAGGCTATAGATCCCGTTCGTTTTATTGGAAATCACTCTTCCGGTCTAATGGGTTTTGAGCTTGCTAAAACAGCGGCTAATTTGGGTGCCGAAGTGTATTTGGTTACAGGGCCCACAAGGTTATCCGTTTCTCATGATAATATACATGTTGTTGATGTAGTTTCTGGAGATGACATGTATCACAGTGCTCAAATGTACTATGATACTGCGGATATTGTTATATGTGCAGCAGCTGTGGCAGATTATAGACCCAAAACCGTTGCGGAACAAAAAATTAAAAAATCCGAAGAAAACCTCACTATTGATTTAGTGAAGAATAAGGATATCCTAAAAACTTTCGGTGATCATAAAACGCATCAATTTTTAGTAGGCTTTGCCTTGGAAACCGAGAATGAGGTAGAAAATGCCAAGGGGAAATTAAAACGTAAAAATCTAGATGCCATTGTGCTTAACTCAATGAGGGACAAAGGAGCAGGCTTTGGAGGTAATACCAATAAAATTTCATTTATAGATACCAATTCGAACATTACTACGTTTGAACTAAAGACCAAGGCAGAAGTTGCCGTGGATATCTTCAATGAAATTATTAAAAGACGGTATGCGTAA
- a CDS encoding DNA-directed RNA polymerase subunit omega: MNDLKNSKASVSTVTINRNEFDQPTENIYEAISITAKRAIQINSEIKKELLEKLEEFATYSDSLEEVFENKEQIEVSKFYEKLPKPHAMAVEEWLMDKIYHRNTEKDA; the protein is encoded by the coding sequence ATGAACGATTTAAAAAACTCTAAAGCATCAGTATCTACGGTAACTATTAATCGTAATGAGTTTGATCAGCCTACGGAAAATATCTATGAGGCTATTTCAATTACTGCAAAACGTGCTATTCAGATCAACTCTGAAATTAAAAAAGAGCTTTTAGAAAAGTTAGAAGAGTTTGCTACTTACAGCGATAGTCTAGAAGAGGTTTTTGAGAATAAAGAGCAAATAGAGGTTTCTAAATTTTACGAGAAATTACCTAAGCCACACGCTATGGCGGTAGAAGAGTGGTTAATGGATAAAATTTACCACAGAAATACAGAAAAAGACGCTTAA
- a CDS encoding outer membrane protein assembly factor BamD, with product MRRVFPIVLIAIALQSCSEYQKVLKHDDIKAKYDMAETFYEEGDFRRANRLLEQIAPKYVGKPQGERVMFFLSNSYFQRGDYNMAGYQFERFVKSYPKSDKVVEATFLGAKSYYKLSPEYSLDQTDTDKALLKLQNFINTYAESEYFAEANAMAQELTTKKEQKAFEILKQYNKLGEFNYDMLKSAVAASDNFVADNPGSPFREEAMFVKVEALTHMAVNSFEQLKEERLKNAKAAHAALMKQFPESKFDKEATDLIEKIDKELQRMQQAQVVGSK from the coding sequence ATGAGGAGAGTTTTTCCAATAGTATTGATTGCCATTGCTTTACAATCTTGTAGCGAGTACCAAAAGGTACTTAAGCATGATGATATAAAAGCCAAATATGATATGGCAGAAACATTCTACGAAGAAGGAGATTTTAGAAGAGCAAATAGATTGCTTGAACAAATTGCCCCTAAATACGTAGGTAAGCCACAAGGGGAACGTGTTATGTTCTTTTTGTCCAACAGCTATTTTCAGCGTGGAGATTATAATATGGCTGGCTACCAGTTTGAGCGTTTTGTAAAGTCATATCCAAAAAGTGATAAGGTGGTAGAGGCTACTTTTTTAGGCGCCAAAAGTTACTACAAACTATCTCCGGAATATTCGTTGGATCAAACAGATACCGATAAAGCCTTGTTGAAATTGCAAAACTTCATCAATACCTATGCTGAGTCGGAATATTTTGCAGAAGCAAATGCGATGGCGCAAGAATTGACTACGAAGAAAGAGCAAAAGGCTTTTGAAATTTTAAAGCAATATAATAAACTAGGCGAGTTCAATTACGATATGCTGAAATCTGCAGTTGCGGCAAGCGATAACTTTGTAGCGGACAATCCGGGTTCTCCTTTTAGGGAAGAGGCCATGTTCGTAAAGGTAGAGGCTTTAACGCATATGGCGGTCAATAGTTTTGAACAGTTGAAGGAAGAGCGACTAAAGAATGCTAAAGCGGCACATGCAGCTTTGATGAAACAGTTTCCTGAATCAAAATTTGATAAAGAGGCTACAGATTTAATTGAAAAGATTGATAAAGAATTACAACGCATGCAACAAGCGCAGGTAGTTGGGTCAAAATAA
- the dapA gene encoding 4-hydroxy-tetrahydrodipicolinate synthase translates to MKELRGAGVALITPFKEDGSVDVEALRKVVAFNIEGNIDYLVVLGTTAESVTLSKAEKLLVMRTVEEANAGALPLVIGIGGNNTAALVEELQSADLSAYDAILSVSPYYNRPTQEGIYQHFAALSQASPLPIILYNVPGRTGSNMLPETVVRLAKKFDNIVAVKEACGDMTQVQELISKRPEGFLVLSGDDITALPTIVAGGDGVISVIGQGLPEEFSKMVHEGLNGNTEVAYSYHYKMQEGMKLIFEEGNPAGIKVIFEYLGLANPFVRLPLIVASDALKHRIVSFMESMIRIPA, encoded by the coding sequence ATGAAAGAATTAAGAGGAGCAGGGGTAGCGTTAATAACGCCATTTAAGGAGGATGGATCTGTAGATGTTGAGGCTCTTAGAAAAGTTGTAGCCTTCAATATTGAAGGTAACATAGATTATTTAGTAGTGTTAGGTACAACGGCCGAGTCAGTAACGTTATCAAAAGCGGAAAAACTATTGGTAATGCGTACGGTAGAAGAGGCAAATGCTGGTGCATTACCATTGGTGATAGGTATTGGTGGTAATAATACCGCTGCCTTGGTAGAAGAATTACAATCTGCGGATTTATCTGCATATGATGCCATACTTTCTGTTTCTCCTTATTATAACCGCCCAACCCAAGAGGGAATTTATCAACACTTTGCTGCACTTTCACAAGCATCTCCCTTACCTATAATTTTATACAACGTACCAGGTAGAACCGGAAGTAATATGTTGCCGGAAACCGTTGTTCGTTTAGCAAAGAAATTTGATAACATTGTTGCGGTTAAAGAAGCTTGTGGAGATATGACCCAAGTACAAGAATTGATTTCAAAACGACCAGAAGGCTTTTTAGTACTTTCAGGTGATGATATTACTGCATTGCCTACAATTGTTGCTGGAGGTGATGGTGTAATTTCGGTTATTGGTCAGGGGCTGCCAGAAGAATTTTCTAAAATGGTTCATGAGGGCTTAAATGGAAATACCGAAGTGGCTTATAGCTACCATTATAAAATGCAAGAAGGTATGAAGTTGATCTTTGAAGAAGGCAATCCGGCAGGCATTAAGGTAATTTTTGAATATTTAGGTTTGGCTAACCCCTTTGTGAGACTGCCTTTAATTGTTGCATCGGATGCTTTAAAGCATAGAATTGTTTCGTTTATGGAATCTATGATACGTATACCTGCATAA
- a CDS encoding DUF6913 domain-containing protein: MFLKGIKDKFKRKSGRKILKQLVATPIAVTRESKGIRSVGCIVDLDKFEKSEVFFQFQEELSLHPNAVKIIGYKRFYDKNSPYATPVFSDKDLGWNGDIENSYALEFLGREYDLLVNYYNEDSLLLNLMSVKTKARLKVGFKEVGPTYNDLMLDTPLKDFQIFKKELKKYLGIFKEI; encoded by the coding sequence ATGTTTTTAAAAGGAATTAAGGACAAGTTTAAACGGAAATCTGGCCGTAAAATATTAAAACAGTTGGTGGCAACACCAATTGCTGTAACGCGTGAAAGTAAAGGAATACGTTCTGTAGGTTGTATTGTGGATCTAGATAAGTTTGAGAAATCTGAGGTGTTTTTTCAGTTTCAAGAAGAGTTATCATTACATCCAAATGCGGTGAAAATTATTGGTTATAAACGTTTTTATGATAAAAACTCGCCATATGCCACTCCAGTTTTTTCAGATAAAGATCTTGGGTGGAACGGCGATATAGAGAACAGTTATGCCCTTGAATTTTTAGGACGTGAATATGACTTATTGGTGAATTATTATAATGAGGACAGCTTACTGTTAAATTTAATGTCAGTAAAGACCAAGGCTCGTTTAAAGGTAGGTTTTAAAGAAGTTGGGCCTACTTATAATGATTTAATGTTAGATACGCCGTTAAAGGACTTTCAGATATTTAAAAAAGAATTGAAAAAGTACTTGGGCATTTTTAAGGAGATTTAG
- a CDS encoding 5'-nucleotidase C-terminal domain-containing protein, whose amino-acid sequence MAKLKHFDILNIKHYVIFITFMVLASCKNAPEHLTELTGKQIAIDSSFTTVDSIQKFIQPFHDRVESILDSTLAYAPFVISKTDGKFNTTAGNLMADIVLSETNPIFKKRTGHNIDMVLLNHGGIRSIISKGNVTSRTAYEVMPFENSVVVVELKGESLMKMVDYLIHSKRAHPIAGAQLILNKNNTVKAFTVDGKPIDKNKSYYVATSDYLVTGGDNMGFFKDAISKTETDYKIRNAIIDFFSKVDTLAPKVDLRYYQLQ is encoded by the coding sequence ATGGCGAAGTTAAAACACTTTGATATTTTAAATATAAAACATTATGTTATATTTATAACATTTATGGTTTTAGCGTCTTGCAAAAATGCCCCGGAACACCTTACCGAACTGACTGGCAAGCAAATAGCAATTGATAGCAGTTTTACCACTGTTGACAGTATTCAAAAATTTATTCAACCTTTTCATGATCGTGTAGAAAGTATTTTAGATAGTACGTTGGCCTATGCTCCGTTCGTTATATCTAAAACCGATGGAAAATTCAACACTACAGCGGGTAATTTAATGGCGGATATTGTTCTAAGTGAAACCAATCCTATATTCAAGAAACGAACTGGCCACAATATAGATATGGTTTTATTGAACCATGGCGGTATACGTTCTATTATCTCCAAAGGCAACGTTACTTCCAGAACCGCTTATGAGGTAATGCCTTTTGAAAATTCCGTTGTCGTCGTAGAATTAAAAGGTGAATCGTTAATGAAAATGGTAGACTACCTTATACATTCTAAACGAGCGCACCCCATTGCAGGCGCACAGCTTATATTGAATAAAAATAACACTGTCAAAGCCTTTACTGTGGACGGTAAACCTATTGACAAAAATAAATCCTATTATGTGGCTACATCAGATTATTTGGTAACTGGTGGCGACAATATGGGATTTTTCAAAGATGCCATTTCAAAAACGGAAACCGATTACAAAATAAGAAATGCCATAATAGATTTCTTTTCCAAAGTGGATACCCTAGCCCCAAAAGTAGATTTAAGATATTATCAATTACAGTAA